Genomic segment of Gloeocapsa sp. PCC 7428:
AATGAAGAAGGTGATAGTGAGTAACCATTGGCGATCCGCTCATGACTAGCTAGTTGTGCGTTTACAGTTAATGCATAATCTAATGCTGAACGGTTTTTCCATTGATAGGGAAATATTATTGCACCATTATTATTTGCAATTTCAACACAGGTGGAGAAAGAGAGAACATCGACTACAATTAATACATCACTTGTTGGAGCAAGATTAACTATGCCTTGTTCACTCCACTCGCAACGAATATCAAATTCTGCTTGTTTAAAAAACATTTTTATACTATTTCTTAATAAAGAGAATAATCAACTTTTTAAAAATTTAATTACATCTTTTTTTAAAATGTAAAATATTTTAATTAATTTTAAATTTAATCATATAAAACGAAAAATTCTTAAAATCATAATTTTTGCCATATATTTATTGAATTAGCAAAGTTTTAATGTAAAAATATATCAATATTATCCGCTTTTTTTAGAGTTGAGGAAGTAGCTAAAAATGAAATAAATAAGTATAGCAGTTCTAAATTATTCGTGAAACTCTCTCTTTTCTCTGCGTTCTCTGTGTCTGGAGTGGTAGCCTACGGCATGCCGCTCCGCGTCTACGTCTCCAAAAAAAATCTTACAACTCAAATAGGATTGCTATAAATAGTAATGTTTAGTTCACGTTAGCTTTGAAAGCAGAATTATCAGTTAGTTTAAAATATGCGCGATCGCTTCCATTGGAATTTTTCAAAATTTGATTACCGCCGCAATAGTAAGGTTGATTGGTTTTGGATATTAGCGTTGTTGTTAGCTGCTGGGCTAGTTTACAGCATTAATCTAGGAGGATTACCTTTACGCGATTGGGATGAAGGTACTGTCGCCCAAGTTGCGCGTGAAATTTGGCGCGATGAAGATTCATTGCGGTGGCTACATCCTACCCTCGGAGGCGCACCTTATCTCAATAAGCCACCGTTAGTCCATTGGTTAATCGCTGGGGCGTACTCGATAGGTGGTGTCAATGAGTGGACATCGCGTTTACCAGGGGCGATGCTGAGTGCAATTTCTGTACCTCTACTGTATTGCGTCGGGCGGGAAATTTTTCCCAGGCGATCGCCTGCGATTTTTTCGGCATTAGTTTATCTCACACTGCTACCGATGGTGCGTCATGGGCGACTCGCGATGTTAGATGGCGCGGTGGTATGTTTTTTTCTGTTAATGATGTTGTGCGTATTGCGATCGCGTCGCAATCTGCGCTATTGCTTGGGCATTGGAATTGGGTTTGGGTTAATTTGCCTCACAAAAGGAATTATTGGATTATTACTGCTGGCGATCGCGCTATTGTTTTTGTTTTGGGATACGCCGCGACTACTGACTAGCTTTTATCTTTGGCTTGGTATCTTGATAGGGGCTGTACCTGTCGTAGGGTGGTATGCGGCTCAATGGTTCGAGTACGGCAATACTTTTACCGATACAGGCATTATGACGCAATCGCTAAGCCGAATTTGGGCAAGTGTAGAAAATCACGCGGGACCACCTTGGTATTATTTACTAGAAATATTAAAGTACAGCTTTCCTTGGTTAATTTTTTTACCGCAAGGTTTACGCAAAGCATGGGAAAATCGCAACTGGAGTTGGGCAAAGCTGATTCTTATTTGGAGTGGTTTTTATCTATTAGCAATTTCAGTAATGCAAACCAAACTTCCTTGGTACGTTTTGCCGATATATCCAGCCGTTTCTTTAGCTGTGGGAGCGCAGTTAGCCGATTATTGGCATTTATCTAAAGCATCCTATCCGCGTTCAATCATTGTCTGTTTGGGGATACTCGCGCTTGTCGCAACGCTGGGAAGTTTCTACTTTAGCCCTTGGAGTCCTGCACAAGATGGTGCAATCCAAATGATTTTAGCCGCAGTCGCAGGTACAATGATTTTGGCAAATATTCTAGCGCGGCGCGGCGATCGCCAGTTTTTAATCATTTTAATTTGGGGAATGTATGTCGCGCTTGTACTGTTTATGACCTCGCGCCACTGGGTTTGGGAACTCGTCGAAGCTTACCCAGTTAAACCCGTTGCGGCGATGATTCAAAAGGCTACACCCCCAGGACAGATCGTGTACACATCTTTTCCTTACGGTCGTCCTTCATTAAATTTTTATAGCGATCGCCAAGTTATTCCTGCTGCAACCAACGAACTTCAGCGTCAATGGCAACAAAACCCTCAATCCTATTTTCTCTTAGATACCTCAACGCTTAAAGCTCTCCAACTTCCATCCGCACAGCACTTAGGAAGTACCCAAGGTTGGACGCTAGTTACGAAGAATGGGAGTGTGGGAAGTGTGGGAAGTGGGCGTGTGGGAGAGATTTGATGATTATTGCTCTTTAATACTCTACTACTCTACTACTCGACTACCCGACTACCTTGCTTTCCTACGGAGAATCCTGTGGCGGATCGTCAACGACAATTTCTTTCGACGGCTCTTGAGGGGATTCTTGTCCTGGTTTGAGTGTTTCTAGGGTAACAACACTGATGCCTAAAAGAATTGCACTACCAATCGCGGCGATCGCTGCTGTCTTTTTAATAAAGCTAAAGTCACGTAGAATTCTTGCCCAAGGACGACTTTGACGGCGCAGCAAGTGCGTCATTTCGACTTGTTTAGAGCTATGCGGATCGCGTACATAATGACCGCTCCAACTCACAACCAATCGTTCTTGACAGTACGGACACGTAAAAAGTCCATTACACTTTTTAATTTGCTTGAGATTACCAGGACGCTGGCAAATTGGACAGGTAACAGAGTGGTGATCAAAGGTGTGAGTGTTCATAGCGCGTCAAACCAGTTCTTTTCTCGCTCTACAGCGGAGTACCATCAAATTTCTGAGGTGTATTTCCTATAGCCCCAAATCTTAGTCTGCCCATTTTTGCGATAGATAGCCATACTCAAAGTACATATATTTATGAACCTTTAAGAAGGGCTGATAATGCGGGCTTCTTGCCTACGGTGGGCGAGGAAGCTCCTCTCATATTTCTAACTTGTCACAACACTAGCGAATTCACCAACTGTGTAACTCAGCTAAATGGGGTAGAAATGAACTTTCTTGGGTAACTACAATTATGAACCAAACCCTCGTCTACTCAAGCAGCAACCTACTTGTCGGCAGGCTAGCAGATCCATCAAAATGAAAAGTAAGAAATAAAAATTAAAGTTTTTATCACATTTCCCCACACTATCTAATGACTGCCCTTTCTCCCCAATCCCCAGAGGAGGCACCAAGTCCCTCTGCTGAGTTAAGGAAGGTGATAGTACCTGCGCTGTCAACACCTTCTACGGGTTTAACTCATTTGCTGAACCGTTTTCAGCTATCTCCTGAAAGCGTTGTGCTCCTTTTAGCTGTCCTGATCGGCGGTAGCACTGGTTTAGGTGTCGTTATTTTTCATATTTTGATCGAGCAGATCCACCATCTCTTGCTACAAGATTTGATGGGAGTAATTTCGCGGTGGGGAGCTTGGACGCTAGCGTGTGTCCCCCTTTTAGGTGGGTTAGTCATCGGCTTAATGCGCGGTGCCCAGCAAGATTTTGGTCCTGGACTTTCTTCTTTAATTGCAGCAACACAAGCTAGTCATACACAAAACGTCACGCGTCAAGAATTACAACCTATTATTAAGATGCTCGCGGCAGCGGTATCGCTAGGAAGTGGGGCTTCTTTAGGACCAGAAGGACCAAGCGTTGAGATTGGTGCTAATTTTAGTTTACGGCTGGGTCAACTGCTGCAAATGTCGCAAGAACGACGCCGCTTGTTATTAGGGGCTGGCGCAGCGGCAGGTTTAGCCGCAGGGTTTAATGCTCCGATCGCAGGTGTATTTTTTGCGCTAGAAGTTGTGTTGGGAACGACGTTTGCAACTTCTGCTGTGAGTGTAGTGCTACTCGCCGCAGTCGTCGCCGCGTTAATTGCCCAAATTGGCTTGGGAGGGCAACCGGCTTTTACTTTACCAGTGTATGAAGTCCGCAGTCCGCTCGAATTTCCGCTTTATGTTGGTTTGGGCTTAGGTGCGAGTTTGGTTTCAATTACTTACACGCAATCTTTACAGCTATTACGCGCCTGCTTTCAGGGAGAAATTCCTGGCTTCGCTTGGTTAGCAAAAATTCCCTTAGCAATTCATCCGCTTATTGGCGGTGCTTGTGTTGGTTTAGTCGCACTACAGTACCCGCAAGTTTTGGGAATTGGCTATGAGACTATCGAAGCGATGTTGCAAGATGTGGAGTTTTCTTTGCAATTACTTGTTGTGTTGTTGGTAGTCAAACTCGTCGTCACCGCAATCAGCTTGGGGAGTGGTTTAGTTGGCGGTGTCTTCGCTCCAGCAATGTTTCTTGGTGCTTCGTTAGGAGCAGCTTATGCTAAAATTCTGGCAATTTTTCCAGGCATAAGTCCCTATATGGCTGCGCCTCCTGCTTATGCGATGGTCGGTATGGCAGCGGTGCTTGCAGCAAGTGCGCGCGCGCCTTTGACCGCAATTTTACTATTATTTGAACTGACAAGAGATTATCGCATTGTGTTGCCATTGATGGCAGCAGTTGGTTTAAGTGTCTGGCTCGTTGAGAGCATGAAACCCGCTGTCGCTTCTGATACGCATTTACAGCAGTTAAACTTGAATGTCGAGACAGATCGCGAACAAGAAATTTTACAGCAAATCTCTGTCGCTGAGGCGATGCATCAGTCTCCACTGATATTATCTGCTACGCTGTCGATTTGGGAGGCAGGTGTGTCTATGACGCGCGATCGCCGCCGGAGTGCTTTAGTCATCAATGAAGCTAATCAATTAGTTGGTATCGTTACTTTAGACGATATTTCCCGCGCAATTTCCCTGGGGGAACAATCCGGAATAAGTGCTAGTAACTCAACTTTAATGCATTCCTCAAAGGCAGATGTAAGCAAACATAATTTGCCTTCATCTCAACTTATTGATATTTGCACTACCGAGCTACTTTACACTTATCCCGATGAGCTTTTATCTGAAGCTTTAGCGCGGATGGCAGCACGTGGTTTACATCAGTTACCTGTGGTTGAACGAAACAACCACGAACAGATTATCGGCTTACTCGAACGCGACCAGATTGGATTAACTTGCAATCTTGAGTTGATGCGTCAAGCACTACGACAATTACCATCGCCGAAACATGATGAATTGACGCTAACTAGTTTGTAGTAGTCAGTCATCTTTAGTTGGGATTGAAATCGAAGGAGAATAATGGTCATTACCTTAATTCTCCTCGCACAATCATCATCACTACTGTTGCTTACGAGGCAACTTCGACTTCATCTAGTTCGCCGTCTTCATCAAGCTGCTTCAACCGAATATGCTTACGTCCTAACGTAATTTCAAATTCATCGCCTGGCTTCAAACCCATTTGTTTTGTATAAGCAGAACCTATTAATAAGTTGCCATTTGACTGCACGCTAATGCGATAGCTAGCACTACGTCCGCCACGTCCATTGGCGTTTGCTGTACTATCTAACTCAATGCCCTCTGCATCAATTAAGGCATTAAGAAATTTCATCATGTTTACGCGCTCAATGCCATTTTTTGTAACGGTGTAATAACCGCAGGCTTTAGCCTTTTCTTCTTTACTTAGGTTTTCTAGCTCCTTAACTTTTTGAAGGAGTTCTTCACCAGTTAGTGGCTCGATTTTTTTCTTTTTACTCATCAACTTAGGACTAAAACGAATGAATGAAGTAAATAACTGAGTCTGATCTTAGCTTACTAACGCTTAATAGGAGTAACGCTTAGATTTATATCAGCTTAACTAAAGTATCTTACACTGACTTTAATCAATATTTACTGCTATCTAATTACCTTACGGTGAACTTAATCAGTTGTAAACACTCTTGGTATTCATGATAACTATCTAACGATTGTTGATACTTAATACCTTCCCACAAGCTGACTAAAAAAGAATCAACCTAGCTATCTGATCTCGATCAAGTAAGCAGCAACCTTTAGATAGAACACAGCAGGCAAATAGGGATAAGCGTAAGGTGCTTGTTTAGCTACTCGCTAGCTGAGTTCAAGGCGCTCCTAAAAGTCAGAAAAAGACAACAATTCAGGGGAAAATCAGTATAATAAAACTTAAAGCTCTGGGCGTAAGGTTTAAGATTTGAGAACTAGGGGTGATATCTTCTGCTTTATGATGTTGATATACATACAAGTTACAGGGTGACACATAAACGGTGAAAGAAATCATCTTGGCTTGTCATCAGGCAAAGGAAAATACGGCGATTGCCTGTTAGCATCTCTTACCTATTCTTTAAAAAAGTAAAAGGCAGAAGGTAAAAGACAGCTAGACAACTCAACGAATGAATTTGGTAGATTTAATCAAGTTATAAAGCGATGTGTCTCCATAAATAAATTCAGGTGATTAAAACCGTTTGGCGGAGTCTAGAAAACTTATGTTTGTCTAAAAGACCATTTTTCATAAAAGCCTTCTGCTATCTCCCCTGTGTCTTTCTTAATGAAGAAATATTTTTTGTCATTGAAAATAATAAAAGATTTTGAAGTAAGGTCTAACTTGAGCAGAGAATGAAGCTAACAACTCGCGGACACTACAGTGTAAAAGCATTGCTCGATTTGAGCTTACAGCCAAAGAATAGACCTGCATCAGTAAAAGCGATCGCGCAACGTCAAGATATCCCAGCGCCTTACTTGGAAAAATTGCTCATTGAAATGCGTCGTGCAGGATTAGTCGAATCGATGCGTGGCGTTCAAGGTGGATACAAATTAGCGCGATCGCCTGCACAAATATCTTTAGGGCAAATCCTAGAATCTGTTGGCGAAACAATTGAACCTTTACCGCATCATAACCCCACACCAACTCAAGCCGAAGACTGGGTGACGTTCACATTGTGGCAGCGGTTACACCAGAAATTGAAAGAGGCACTTTATACGATCACGCTTGCAGACCTTTACTATGATGCGCGCAGTTGGCAAGCCGCGCAAGGCGAAGCAACAAGTTTTGTTGTTTAGTGATTGGTAATGGGTCATCGGTAATAGACCTGCTGCGTGAAGCGAATCGCGAATAAATTCGCTAGCTAAATAAACAAAGTTCACCTCCGTGAACTTACCGGTACAAGTATTTCTTGAGTGTACGAAGGTACAATTTGCTTGGATAGCCCCGACTTCCATCGGAGGGTATCTGCGATTCATGCAGGAGATTTAAATAGATGGGCATCGTTAAGCACTACACTTTTTGGCATTGCTTAATCAATGTATGAATCGTTAAGTAACCGTACTCGTATCAGCCCCCTAAATCCCCCAAACTTGGGGGACTTTGAAAGATTTGGTTCCCCCCAGAATTGGGGAACCACTGCGCCCTTGGGGGTGTCCTCGTTGAGTGCAAGTGGCGTACAACTGGCGTGGACGAGGGGGGGAAAATCACACTTCTGTTCAGCAACGCCCACTTTTTTATGTTTGTGAATAGTAAGTTGTCGCTCCACTAACCATTGACCATTGACGAATAAAAGCCTTTGTGTTATTACTTTCATCCATTTCCTTAACTATTCATACTCATTCACTGATTGTTTTAGTTTTTGCTGCGTTTTTAGATTACCTGATTGGCGATCCTTGGGGTTTTCCGCATCCGGTGCGCGTGATGGGGTGGGTAATATCGCAGTTTAATAAAATTGTTTGGAAACACTTTGATAGTTCATCCACACAGCGGTTAGCTGGTATTGTTTTAGGTATCGGCTTAACGACTAGTAGTGGTTTAATAGGGTGGTTGCTCGTACAAGCGGCTAAGTTCATTCATCCCAGTTTAGGAATTATTGTCGAAAGTATACTCTTAGCAAGTTGCTTTGCTGCAAGAAGCCTAAGACTCGCTGCACAAGAAGTTTTGCAGCCACTTAGCAAAGGGAAAATTCAACAAGCGCGTGCTAGCCTTAGTAAATATGTTGGTAGAGATACAGAAAATCTTTCTGAGACGGAAATTTTGCGCGCCGTTTTAGAAACTGTAACCGAAAATGCTACCGATGGCGTGATGGCACCTTTATTTTATGCGATCGCTGGTTCTTTTATACCGTTGATTGGAGGTGTTCCGGTTGCTTTAGCTTACAAAGCAGCAAGTACCTTAGATTCGATGGTGGGCTATCGCGAAGCACCTTATACTTACCTAGGTTGGTTTAGCGCGCGTTTGGAAGATGCCTTAACGTGGCTGCCGTGTCGCCTAACCGTTCTGACTTTGGCAATTCTATCACGTAAACCGCGCTCTGTTTGGCGAATTTGCCGTCGAGATGCGGTAAAAGATCCTAGCCCTAATTCGGGTTGGAGTGAATGCGCATATGCGGCTGTACTTGGCGTACAAGTGGGAGGAACAAACTATTATCGAGGAGTGGCAAAACACAAGCCCTTCCTTGGAGATAATATTCATCCGATGACTTCAGGCAAAGTTTACCAAGCATTACAATTGACGCGATATTGCTTTTTAATTTGGCTAGGAGTTGCAGCTTTGCTTTTGTTTAAATCTTAACTGCAATGACACGATATTCACGAAGTTTTAAACTAAGCCTATAACCTTTTTACCTCTCTTCAATATGCCTGCTAAAGTTGTTGAAATTCTTTCTGCTGAAGAGATCCGCCGTACTATGACACGTCTTGCTTCCCAAGTCGTCGAAAGATCGCGGGATTTGTCACAACTCGTCATTTTAGGTATTTATACTAGAGGGGCATTTTTAGCAGATCTATTGGCGCGCCAAATTGAGGTGCTTGAGGGCGTAACCGTTCCTGTGGGGGCGTTGGATATTACATTTTACCGCGACGATTTGGATCAAATAGGCGTACGAACTCCAGCCAAAACAGAAATTCCCTTTGACTTAACAGGTAAGACTGTTTTACTTGTCGATGACGTGATTTATAAAGGGCGCACTGTACGCGCGGCTTTGAATGCTGTTAATGATTATGGTAGACCTGCGGCGATTTGGCTAGCGGTATTAGTCGATCGCGGTCATCGCGAGTTACCGATTCACCCTGATTTTACGGGTAAACAGCTACCTACTGCCAAAGAAGAACAAATTAAAGTGTATTTACAAGATTTTGACGGACGCGATGCGGTGGAATTAATCGGTAATTAATAACAATTAACTATTATTTTCTGTTTGAATAAATAGCATACTTGTGAAGGTCGGGTAATGGAAAAGCTTTTAACACTTGGCAATGAACATTTGGCTACACAGACGCTAACCGCTATTTAATGACCAATTACCACTTACCAAGGCTCAACCTTTTAGTTACGTCTTCACCCCTAAGACAGATGCAGCCTACAGCGATCTACAGTGATATTCATATATTAATATTTTTTATATTTTCTTAATAATTAAGGGTAATCGCGATGAATGCTGTAAAAAAAATTACGACTGCAACTCCTCGAAGCGTATAGCATTACCAGTTACGGAAATTGGTAATATCAACTGCAAAGAAAGCTGCTATATGCGTAGTCGCAATCACAGGAATGCAATTGCAATTCCCAATACCTGGATACAGGCTTGTATAAAA
This window contains:
- a CDS encoding chloride channel protein, with the translated sequence MTALSPQSPEEAPSPSAELRKVIVPALSTPSTGLTHLLNRFQLSPESVVLLLAVLIGGSTGLGVVIFHILIEQIHHLLLQDLMGVISRWGAWTLACVPLLGGLVIGLMRGAQQDFGPGLSSLIAATQASHTQNVTRQELQPIIKMLAAAVSLGSGASLGPEGPSVEIGANFSLRLGQLLQMSQERRRLLLGAGAAAGLAAGFNAPIAGVFFALEVVLGTTFATSAVSVVLLAAVVAALIAQIGLGGQPAFTLPVYEVRSPLEFPLYVGLGLGASLVSITYTQSLQLLRACFQGEIPGFAWLAKIPLAIHPLIGGACVGLVALQYPQVLGIGYETIEAMLQDVEFSLQLLVVLLVVKLVVTAISLGSGLVGGVFAPAMFLGASLGAAYAKILAIFPGISPYMAAPPAYAMVGMAAVLAASARAPLTAILLLFELTRDYRIVLPLMAAVGLSVWLVESMKPAVASDTHLQQLNLNVETDREQEILQQISVAEAMHQSPLILSATLSIWEAGVSMTRDRRRSALVINEANQLVGIVTLDDISRAISLGEQSGISASNSTLMHSSKADVSKHNLPSSQLIDICTTELLYTYPDELLSEALARMAARGLHQLPVVERNNHEQIIGLLERDQIGLTCNLELMRQALRQLPSPKHDELTLTSL
- a CDS encoding glycosyltransferase family 39 protein, with translation MRDRFHWNFSKFDYRRNSKVDWFWILALLLAAGLVYSINLGGLPLRDWDEGTVAQVAREIWRDEDSLRWLHPTLGGAPYLNKPPLVHWLIAGAYSIGGVNEWTSRLPGAMLSAISVPLLYCVGREIFPRRSPAIFSALVYLTLLPMVRHGRLAMLDGAVVCFFLLMMLCVLRSRRNLRYCLGIGIGFGLICLTKGIIGLLLLAIALLFLFWDTPRLLTSFYLWLGILIGAVPVVGWYAAQWFEYGNTFTDTGIMTQSLSRIWASVENHAGPPWYYLLEILKYSFPWLIFLPQGLRKAWENRNWSWAKLILIWSGFYLLAISVMQTKLPWYVLPIYPAVSLAVGAQLADYWHLSKASYPRSIIVCLGILALVATLGSFYFSPWSPAQDGAIQMILAAVAGTMILANILARRGDRQFLIILIWGMYVALVLFMTSRHWVWELVEAYPVKPVAAMIQKATPPGQIVYTSFPYGRPSLNFYSDRQVIPAATNELQRQWQQNPQSYFLLDTSTLKALQLPSAQHLGSTQGWTLVTKNGSVGSVGSGRVGEI
- a CDS encoding AbrB-like transcriptional regulator, giving the protein MSKKKKIEPLTGEELLQKVKELENLSKEEKAKACGYYTVTKNGIERVNMMKFLNALIDAEGIELDSTANANGRGGRSASYRISVQSNGNLLIGSAYTKQMGLKPGDEFEITLGRKHIRLKQLDEDGELDEVEVAS
- the cbiB gene encoding adenosylcobinamide-phosphate synthase CbiB, whose product is MLLLSSISLTIHTHSLIVLVFAAFLDYLIGDPWGFPHPVRVMGWVISQFNKIVWKHFDSSSTQRLAGIVLGIGLTTSSGLIGWLLVQAAKFIHPSLGIIVESILLASCFAARSLRLAAQEVLQPLSKGKIQQARASLSKYVGRDTENLSETEILRAVLETVTENATDGVMAPLFYAIAGSFIPLIGGVPVALAYKAASTLDSMVGYREAPYTYLGWFSARLEDALTWLPCRLTVLTLAILSRKPRSVWRICRRDAVKDPSPNSGWSECAYAAVLGVQVGGTNYYRGVAKHKPFLGDNIHPMTSGKVYQALQLTRYCFLIWLGVAALLLFKS
- a CDS encoding Rrf2 family transcriptional regulator, with the translated sequence MKLTTRGHYSVKALLDLSLQPKNRPASVKAIAQRQDIPAPYLEKLLIEMRRAGLVESMRGVQGGYKLARSPAQISLGQILESVGETIEPLPHHNPTPTQAEDWVTFTLWQRLHQKLKEALYTITLADLYYDARSWQAAQGEATSFVV
- the pyrR gene encoding bifunctional pyr operon transcriptional regulator/uracil phosphoribosyltransferase PyrR, which codes for MPAKVVEILSAEEIRRTMTRLASQVVERSRDLSQLVILGIYTRGAFLADLLARQIEVLEGVTVPVGALDITFYRDDLDQIGVRTPAKTEIPFDLTGKTVLLVDDVIYKGRTVRAALNAVNDYGRPAAIWLAVLVDRGHRELPIHPDFTGKQLPTAKEEQIKVYLQDFDGRDAVELIGN